Proteins from one Alkalidesulfovibrio alkalitolerans DSM 16529 genomic window:
- a CDS encoding radical SAM domain-containing protein, which produces MTASYLTLHASGELSRRGEAALARLAACDLCPRECGIDRTAGELGFCRTGRLAQATSGDLHFGEEDPLVGERGSGTIFFAQCNLDCVFCQNWDISQGGPWPESSARDLAMAMVALQEKGAANINFVTPSHVAAQILEALPLAVDMGLRLPLIWNCGGYESLSTLRLLDGVVDIYMPDAKFTDPEAARAYCRAPDYPERAREAIREMHRQVGDLVMDASGLAVRGLLVRHLVMPGRLGDALAWLRFLAEEVSPRTYVNVMPQYHPCGQAGHYPELASRPSSEEIEAARAEALRLGLRLDQRRGLSPRLLRRLWGE; this is translated from the coding sequence ATGACCGCCTCCTATCTCACGCTGCACGCCTCTGGCGAGCTTTCCCGCCGCGGCGAGGCCGCCCTGGCCCGGCTCGCCGCCTGCGATCTGTGCCCGCGCGAATGCGGCATCGACCGCACGGCCGGGGAACTTGGCTTTTGCCGCACCGGCCGTCTGGCCCAGGCGACCTCGGGCGATCTGCACTTCGGTGAGGAAGACCCGCTCGTGGGCGAGCGCGGCTCGGGCACGATTTTCTTCGCCCAGTGCAACCTAGATTGCGTCTTCTGCCAGAACTGGGACATCTCCCAGGGCGGGCCATGGCCCGAATCATCGGCCCGCGATCTGGCCATGGCCATGGTCGCGCTCCAGGAAAAAGGCGCGGCGAACATAAATTTCGTGACGCCGAGCCACGTCGCGGCCCAGATTCTCGAAGCCCTGCCCCTGGCCGTGGACATGGGGCTTCGCCTGCCGCTCATCTGGAACTGCGGCGGCTACGAGAGCCTCTCCACCCTGCGCCTGCTCGATGGTGTCGTGGACATCTACATGCCCGACGCCAAGTTCACGGACCCGGAGGCGGCTCGCGCCTACTGCCGCGCCCCGGACTATCCCGAGCGCGCCCGCGAGGCCATCCGCGAGATGCACCGCCAGGTCGGCGACCTCGTCATGGACGCCTCGGGGCTGGCCGTGCGGGGGCTTCTGGTGCGGCATCTGGTCATGCCCGGCCGCCTGGGTGACGCCCTGGCCTGGCTGCGCTTCCTGGCCGAGGAGGTCTCGCCGCGCACCTACGTCAACGTCATGCCCCAGTACCATCCCTGCGGCCAAGCCGGACACTACCCGGAGCTCGCCTCCCGCCCTTCGTCCGAGGAGATCGAGGCGGCACGGGCCGAGGCCCTGCGCCTGGGGCTTCGCCTGGATCAGCGGCGCGGCCTCTCGCCGAGGCTTCTGCGGCGTTTGTGGGGGGAGTGA
- a CDS encoding BCCT family transporter, giving the protein MSDQPETGSRRPRARINPPVFFGSAGLIVCFVLFAMLTPRLAESVFGSVQAWIVHSVDWFYILAVASFLVFVVLLALSGFGRIKLGPDHSEPDYGYVSWFAMLFSAGMGIGLMFFGVAEPVMHYMSPPIGDAQTVHAAREAMKITFFHWGVHAWAIYAVIAISLAYFSYRHDLPLTIRSSLYPLIGERIHGPIGHAVDTFAILGTMFGVATSLGFGAMQVNSGLNYLFGAPISITVQILLIAVITLVATISVVLGLDGGIRRLSELNMILAVLLLLFVLAAGPTVYLLQTLTQNIGSYISDIVATTFNLYAYEPTGWIGGWTLFYWGWWIAWAPFVGMFIARVSRGRTIREFVLGVLLVPVGFTFMWMTFFGNTALHMIMVQGIASLGEAVSRDTTMALFEFFEHLPLSGITSLLATTLVVTFFVTSSDSGSLVIDMLASGGDDDAPVWQRIFWALSEGLVAAALLLAGGLGALQTASIASALPFTVVMLLMCWGLLQALRLEGIKRTSLRTAVLMPQVGHAPTPWRARLNALLHHPTKAEVHEFIHEVIRPALDDVAEELAKRGLRARVKQGEDGRVWLDVLHGEEIDFFYSVRPAVSVAPVFAMRDTQKRRGEELKFYRAEVHLSEGGQDYDVMGWTMEQIITDVVDQYEKHLHFLHAVR; this is encoded by the coding sequence ATGAGCGATCAGCCAGAAACCGGGTCCAGACGCCCACGCGCGAGAATCAACCCGCCGGTTTTTTTCGGCTCGGCGGGACTCATCGTCTGTTTCGTGCTCTTCGCCATGCTCACCCCAAGGCTCGCCGAATCGGTCTTCGGCAGCGTACAGGCCTGGATAGTTCACTCCGTGGACTGGTTCTACATCCTGGCCGTAGCCTCGTTTCTCGTCTTCGTGGTACTCCTGGCCTTGTCGGGTTTTGGTCGCATCAAGCTCGGCCCCGACCACAGCGAGCCGGATTACGGCTACGTCTCCTGGTTTGCCATGCTCTTCTCGGCGGGTATGGGTATTGGCCTCATGTTCTTCGGCGTGGCCGAACCGGTGATGCACTACATGTCGCCGCCCATTGGCGACGCCCAGACCGTGCACGCCGCGCGAGAGGCCATGAAGATCACCTTCTTTCACTGGGGTGTTCATGCCTGGGCCATCTACGCCGTCATCGCCATCTCCTTGGCCTACTTCTCCTACCGCCACGATCTGCCCTTGACCATCCGTTCTTCATTGTACCCCCTGATCGGCGAACGCATCCACGGCCCCATCGGGCACGCCGTGGACACCTTCGCGATCCTGGGAACCATGTTCGGCGTGGCCACGTCACTCGGATTCGGGGCCATGCAGGTCAACTCCGGCCTGAACTACCTCTTCGGCGCTCCCATCTCCATCACCGTGCAGATACTCCTCATCGCCGTCATCACCCTCGTGGCCACGATCTCCGTGGTCCTGGGACTGGATGGCGGCATCCGCAGGCTCTCGGAACTGAACATGATCCTGGCGGTGCTCCTTTTGCTCTTCGTGCTCGCGGCCGGCCCCACGGTCTATTTGCTCCAGACCCTGACGCAGAACATCGGATCATACATCTCGGACATCGTGGCCACGACCTTCAACCTCTACGCCTATGAGCCCACAGGGTGGATCGGCGGCTGGACCCTCTTCTACTGGGGCTGGTGGATCGCCTGGGCGCCTTTCGTTGGCATGTTTATCGCCCGCGTCTCGCGCGGCCGCACCATTCGGGAGTTCGTTCTGGGAGTTTTGCTCGTGCCAGTGGGCTTCACGTTCATGTGGATGACCTTCTTCGGGAACACCGCGCTGCACATGATCATGGTCCAGGGCATCGCCAGCCTCGGCGAGGCAGTGTCGCGCGACACAACCATGGCGCTTTTCGAGTTTTTCGAACATCTTCCGCTGTCGGGCATCACCTCGCTCCTCGCCACGACCCTGGTGGTCACCTTCTTCGTCACGTCTTCCGACTCGGGCTCGCTGGTCATCGACATGTTGGCCTCTGGCGGGGACGACGACGCCCCCGTGTGGCAACGCATCTTTTGGGCCCTGAGCGAAGGGCTGGTGGCAGCCGCGCTGCTGCTTGCCGGCGGACTCGGCGCGCTGCAGACCGCCTCCATCGCCAGCGCTCTGCCCTTCACTGTGGTCATGCTCCTGATGTGTTGGGGGCTTCTCCAGGCATTGCGGCTCGAAGGGATCAAGCGCACGAGCCTGCGCACGGCAGTGCTCATGCCACAGGTCGGACACGCACCCACGCCCTGGCGCGCACGGCTGAACGCGCTCTTGCACCATCCAACAAAGGCCGAGGTGCATGAATTCATCCACGAGGTGATCAGACCAGCGCTCGACGACGTGGCCGAGGAACTCGCCAAACGCGGCCTGCGGGCCAGGGTCAAGCAAGGCGAAGATGGTCGGGTCTGGCTCGACGTCCTGCACGGCGAGGAGATCGACTTCTTCTATTCGGTGAGGCCCGCGGTTTCCGTCGCGCCGGTATTCGCCATGCGCGACACGCAGAAACGGCGTGGCGAGGAACTAAAGTTCTACCGGGCCGAGGTGCACCTGAGCGAAGGAGGCCAGGACTACGACGTTATGGGGTGGACCATGGAGCAAATCATCACTGACGTGGTGGATCAGTACGAGAAGCACCTGCATTTCTTGCACGCCGTGCGCTGA
- a CDS encoding translocation/assembly module TamB domain-containing protein produces MTTNETKPSAPTAGRMAFPRLAAWLAAGLAGFVALVLAALLLVLNTQVGRNALAGLIENLAASEDFRLELHSLDSAMPWDVRLSSFALADAQGVWLAGHDLRVGLDLWATLANRPTVTHLTLERLSLARLPKASSQAEAQAVQEPASLSFDIPDFSWPHVGLLRVAAIEIADGLLTEAEEGSSARVYTLSGESLPLRDSIAVRLDLDELSEGAANGETDSLSVRIDWHRADDVLHVDVRLDAGPDGLLGPALAEATGADVDSLRARLAGTGPLNDWGGILTLDANDLSLLHADLSLRRGAGARPGVETLQIGLAAVLADVLGLVPDDAADLLGREAEVLARLVVPLGSRAADEVRLEALDVALAALRLHANGILARGKLTAEAAIEALDPALLGRFTGGVLDGSPRLDLALRGGEDELFARLEADLGSLVLPDLTKSLVRLAADIDARSPLDAPTRTVRAKGRADVGGLTPPPDTVLDESLRIDFDASLQGEDRLRLDAFSLVSGENTLFASGSLDLAEMLLSAIAKAALPNAGTLFGLRPVKAALNLSATAHGDLDEGIRIEADIDASGIQGLDPALAALIGEHAVLLLEAEFDDDALTLHGLDLTSRTTLHARGRLGLADDTLRTTARLTLPDDPAFVEQALGIRPSGLSPIDITVEGVLGQRLDISLAAQAKSLEMAGQRLTSPALRLASGISLAPDPAPERLALSLAAQEIELRAQAAYILDNDHLRLPELAIETPGARLDGELALALATGLLRGRLQLDAPRLDALAPLLGLDLSGGLQARLDLADGASAQAVNLTATGRSLVLDEMSLASLSLEATSTDLHALVAERGAARLDLRAAGLGMEGFSAETVNLATTVSGPDATLDLSARGASDGKPFTLALTAKLQPFAETFAAELSSLAANYAGLPVRSLAPARIEADASGLRLQGLALDVGGGELRAQGEYGPRAADFGATLRGFPLRALAALDLTVPSGLVDLDLDVQGPVAAPRATIRLEATGITAPPDQGLMDLPPVALSATALAADGRLAAQAEVRHETARLVSLDASLPLAFALEPFAFSMDQGAPITATATGALDLGLLRDLPALSDQILSGALAFDLAARGSLDDPLLEGDLSLSEGRYENLRFGSVLRDIQMAANARGRMFTLTRLSARDGANGRIEGDGSLTLAEGDGPMPFAVRLGFDRFEPVNNEIMRGTVSGDLNLAGDSVEGAKLAGRLTVDRAEVDLPRGLPPDVVDIDVTYVDERGDEAETPQARERAKPLPLTLDIGVTLPPRIRVRGHGLDSVWRGNLDITGTAEEPRIIGGLQVERGTFDFLDRVFRIDEGLIQFSGATPPTPDLRVVATTNAAAILAKVILAGTPQNLKITLDSDPAVPENEILAAVLFGRSLDSLTPMQALRLARAVDQLARGGSSGPDITRTIARGVGLDDLSTGEGAATGGTTVQAGKYVTDNVYLKGGKGLDPRDDTVGVEIEISPQLGLESQMGRESQGGIGLNWRYDY; encoded by the coding sequence ATGACCACGAACGAAACGAAACCTTCCGCGCCCACAGCCGGACGCATGGCCTTCCCGCGTCTCGCGGCCTGGCTTGCGGCCGGGCTCGCGGGATTCGTCGCGCTCGTCCTGGCGGCGCTCCTGCTCGTCCTGAACACCCAGGTGGGCCGCAACGCCCTGGCCGGGCTCATCGAGAATCTGGCAGCGTCCGAGGATTTCCGCCTTGAACTGCACAGCCTGGATAGCGCCATGCCCTGGGACGTGAGGCTTTCGTCCTTCGCCTTGGCCGACGCGCAGGGCGTGTGGCTTGCAGGCCACGACCTGCGCGTGGGGCTCGATCTTTGGGCCACGCTCGCAAACCGCCCCACTGTGACCCACCTCACCTTGGAGCGCCTTTCACTCGCACGCCTGCCCAAAGCTTCGTCCCAGGCCGAGGCGCAAGCCGTCCAAGAGCCCGCATCGCTCTCTTTCGATATTCCTGATTTCTCCTGGCCGCACGTGGGATTGCTGCGCGTGGCGGCCATTGAGATCGCGGACGGGCTCCTCACCGAAGCAGAGGAAGGTTCGTCCGCGCGCGTCTATACTCTCTCGGGTGAGAGCCTGCCGCTGCGCGACAGCATCGCCGTGCGTCTCGATCTCGACGAGCTCTCGGAGGGCGCGGCCAACGGCGAAACGGACTCACTGTCCGTGCGGATCGACTGGCACCGGGCCGACGACGTTTTGCACGTGGACGTCCGCCTCGACGCAGGGCCGGACGGCCTGCTCGGCCCGGCCTTGGCCGAGGCCACGGGCGCGGACGTCGACTCGCTGCGCGCGCGACTGGCCGGGACAGGCCCCCTGAACGACTGGGGCGGAATCCTGACCCTGGACGCGAACGACCTCTCGCTTCTGCACGCCGACCTCTCCTTGCGGCGCGGCGCGGGCGCGCGGCCAGGCGTGGAGACGCTTCAGATCGGACTTGCGGCCGTGCTCGCCGACGTGCTCGGCCTCGTGCCCGACGACGCGGCCGACCTTCTCGGCCGCGAGGCCGAGGTGCTGGCGCGCCTTGTCGTGCCGCTTGGCTCCCGCGCAGCCGACGAAGTGCGCCTCGAAGCGCTCGACGTGGCCCTGGCCGCGCTGCGCCTGCACGCAAACGGCATCCTCGCAAGGGGAAAGCTCACCGCCGAGGCCGCCATCGAGGCCCTGGACCCGGCGCTGCTAGGCCGCTTCACGGGCGGGGTTCTCGACGGCTCGCCGCGCCTGGACCTTGCCCTGCGCGGAGGCGAGGACGAGCTTTTCGCACGCCTGGAGGCCGACCTCGGAAGCCTCGTCCTGCCCGATCTTACAAAATCTTTGGTGCGCCTTGCGGCCGATATCGATGCCCGCTCGCCTCTCGATGCGCCCACACGCACCGTGCGCGCAAAAGGAAGGGCCGACGTGGGGGGTCTTACGCCGCCGCCGGACACCGTGCTCGACGAGTCCTTGCGCATCGACTTCGACGCGAGTCTTCAGGGCGAGGACAGGCTTCGCCTCGACGCGTTCTCCCTCGTGAGTGGAGAGAACACCCTTTTTGCCTCGGGCAGCCTCGACCTCGCGGAAATGCTTCTCTCGGCCATCGCAAAGGCGGCGCTGCCGAACGCCGGAACCCTCTTCGGGCTGCGCCCAGTAAAGGCCGCCCTGAATCTCTCCGCCACGGCCCACGGCGACCTGGACGAGGGCATCCGCATCGAGGCCGACATCGATGCGAGCGGGATTCAAGGCCTCGATCCGGCCCTGGCCGCGCTCATTGGCGAGCACGCGGTCCTGCTCTTAGAGGCCGAGTTCGACGACGACGCGCTCACGCTGCATGGGCTCGACCTTACAAGCCGCACCACGCTTCATGCCAGGGGCCGCCTCGGCCTCGCCGACGACACGCTTCGCACCACGGCCCGCCTGACCCTGCCCGATGACCCCGCTTTCGTGGAACAGGCGCTGGGCATTCGGCCAAGCGGCCTTTCGCCCATCGATATAACGGTCGAGGGCGTTCTCGGCCAGCGCCTGGATATCAGCCTCGCCGCCCAGGCCAAAAGCCTGGAAATGGCCGGACAACGCCTGACCAGTCCGGCGCTTCGCCTCGCCTCGGGGATATCGCTTGCGCCCGACCCCGCGCCGGAACGCCTGGCCCTTTCCCTGGCCGCCCAGGAGATCGAACTGCGCGCCCAGGCCGCCTATATTCTCGACAACGACCACCTGCGTCTGCCTGAACTCGCGATCGAAACCCCGGGCGCGCGCCTCGACGGAGAATTGGCCCTGGCTCTGGCCACTGGCCTTTTGCGCGGCCGCCTTCAGTTGGATGCCCCGCGCCTCGACGCCCTGGCCCCGCTTCTGGGCCTCGACCTTTCCGGCGGCCTTCAGGCGCGCCTCGACCTTGCCGACGGCGCGAGCGCGCAGGCCGTGAACCTTACCGCCACAGGCCGCAGCTTGGTTCTCGACGAAATGTCGCTGGCCTCGCTCTCGCTTGAGGCCACAAGCACGGACCTGCACGCGCTTGTGGCTGAGCGCGGCGCGGCCCGGCTCGATCTGCGGGCAGCCGGGCTCGGCATGGAAGGCTTTTCGGCCGAAACCGTCAATCTGGCCACGACCGTCTCCGGCCCCGACGCGACACTCGATCTTTCCGCGCGCGGGGCGTCCGACGGCAAACCCTTCACGCTTGCGCTCACGGCCAAGCTCCAGCCCTTTGCCGAGACCTTCGCAGCCGAGCTTTCATCCCTTGCGGCCAACTACGCCGGGTTGCCGGTGCGCTCCCTGGCCCCGGCCCGCATCGAGGCGGACGCCTCGGGCCTGCGTCTTCAGGGGCTGGCCCTGGACGTGGGCGGCGGCGAATTGCGCGCGCAAGGTGAGTACGGCCCGCGCGCGGCTGACTTCGGGGCGACACTGCGCGGCTTTCCGCTGCGCGCCCTGGCCGCGCTCGATCTCACGGTTCCCTCGGGTTTGGTCGATCTCGATCTCGACGTGCAAGGCCCCGTGGCCGCACCGCGCGCCACGATTCGCCTCGAAGCCACGGGCATCACCGCGCCGCCTGACCAGGGACTCATGGACTTGCCGCCCGTCGCGCTTTCGGCCACGGCGCTGGCCGCAGACGGCCGCCTCGCCGCCCAGGCCGAGGTGCGGCACGAGACCGCGCGTCTGGTCTCGCTCGACGCATCCCTGCCCCTGGCCTTCGCCCTCGAACCCTTCGCGTTCTCCATGGACCAGGGCGCTCCCATCACGGCCACTGCCACGGGTGCGCTCGACCTCGGACTCTTGCGCGACCTGCCCGCCCTGAGCGACCAGATTCTCTCCGGCGCGCTCGCCTTCGACCTGGCCGCGCGCGGCAGCCTCGACGACCCCCTGCTTGAAGGCGACCTGAGCCTGAGCGAAGGCCGTTACGAGAACCTGCGCTTCGGCTCGGTTCTGCGCGACATCCAGATGGCGGCCAACGCCCGGGGGCGGATGTTCACCCTCACGCGTCTTTCTGCCAGGGATGGCGCGAACGGCCGCATCGAGGGCGACGGCAGCCTGACCCTGGCCGAGGGCGACGGCCCCATGCCCTTTGCGGTCCGGCTGGGCTTCGACAGATTCGAACCAGTGAACAACGAGATCATGCGCGGCACGGTGAGCGGCGACCTGAACCTTGCGGGCGACAGCGTGGAGGGTGCGAAGCTCGCTGGGCGGCTGACCGTGGACAGGGCCGAGGTGGACCTGCCGCGAGGACTGCCGCCCGACGTGGTGGACATCGACGTGACCTACGTGGACGAACGGGGGGACGAGGCCGAGACGCCCCAAGCGCGGGAGCGGGCGAAACCCCTGCCGCTGACCCTGGACATCGGCGTGACCCTGCCACCGCGCATCCGCGTGCGCGGACACGGGCTCGATTCGGTGTGGCGCGGCAACCTGGACATCACGGGCACGGCCGAGGAGCCGCGCATCATCGGAGGATTGCAGGTGGAGCGCGGCACCTTCGACTTCCTGGACCGGGTCTTCCGCATCGACGAGGGCCTGATCCAATTCAGCGGCGCAACGCCGCCCACGCCCGACCTGCGCGTCGTGGCGACCACGAACGCGGCCGCGATCCTGGCCAAGGTCATCCTCGCGGGAACGCCGCAAAACCTCAAGATCACGCTAGATTCGGACCCCGCCGTGCCCGAGAACGAAATCCTCGCGGCCGTGCTCTTCGGTCGCTCCCTGGACAGCCTCACTCCCATGCAAGCCCTGCGTCTGGCGCGGGCAGTGGACCAACTCGCGCGGGGCGGCTCGTCCGGGCCCGATATCACCCGCACCATCGCCCGAGGCGTGGGGCTGGACGATCTTTCCACCGGCGAGGGCGCGGCCACCGGCGGGACCACGGTGCAGGCGGGCAAATACGTCACGGACAACGTCTACCTCAAAGGCGGCAAGGGGCTGGACCCGCGCGACGATACCGTTGGCGTGGAGATCGAAATCAGCCCCCAGCTTGGCCTGGAGAGCCAGATGGGCCGAGAGTCGCAGGGGGGCATCGGCCTGAACTGGCGCTACGATTACTGA
- a CDS encoding autotransporter assembly complex protein TamA gives MNGISDSRPHPMARAAFLACLYLAALLCLHGPALAQPGDSAADQPSILEEDANGEQAASLPPGSYIAELRGDLDPALRALILESLDTFTRKDSPPRTRSLLAHRMQGDVQTTRRILSSWGYFQGRVETEILDGPDRPDGTPGLPLAVFTVVPGERFRIGRVAITTTPGSDPAAPLPAPGEIGVSPGDPYAAKAVVDGQEAIVRHLATRGYPFPRVEDLDVRAIGAERIADVTYVVSTGPVADFGETTISGLSHVDEAYVRSRLPWIAGMPYDGSLVEETRAALVAGGLFSVALFEKGEVAEDGRVPMHLELVERRPRTIRLGLRYRTDSGPGGKAEWEHRTLFGRAERLLASVEADMITQQAGLAFRKPNFLVEPMSLLVEQRFVRERDDAFHSLTSVSSAGVEYAFTPRLVAGVGLSYRLSRIDAVEQDETYGLFSVPLSLRYDGSDDLLNPTRGQRVTLSGARYFVSRGDVSDFFQSQISATKYLSILGGDRLVLALRAQAGATSGAALSNVPKDLRLYAGGGASVRGYAYRMAGDLDDAGDPVGGRSVFETSAEVRWRFHEEFGLVGFVDAGRAFAREYPDFGRKLFVGAGFGMRYYSFVGPIGVDIAFPLDRRRGRDDRFQVYVSLGQSF, from the coding sequence ATGAACGGCATCTCCGACTCGCGCCCCCACCCCATGGCCCGTGCGGCTTTTCTCGCCTGTCTGTATCTGGCCGCGCTCCTGTGCCTTCACGGCCCCGCCCTCGCCCAGCCGGGCGATTCCGCTGCCGACCAGCCCTCGATCCTGGAGGAAGACGCCAACGGCGAGCAGGCCGCCAGCCTGCCGCCCGGCAGCTACATCGCCGAACTGCGCGGCGACCTCGACCCCGCGCTTCGCGCCCTGATCCTCGAATCGCTGGACACCTTCACCCGCAAGGACTCCCCGCCGCGCACGAGAAGCCTTCTCGCCCACCGCATGCAGGGAGACGTCCAGACAACCCGACGGATCCTCAGTTCCTGGGGTTACTTTCAGGGCCGGGTGGAGACGGAAATCCTCGATGGGCCGGACAGGCCTGATGGCACTCCCGGCCTGCCGCTGGCCGTTTTCACTGTCGTGCCGGGCGAGCGTTTCCGCATCGGCCGCGTCGCGATTACGACCACGCCCGGCTCCGACCCCGCAGCCCCCCTGCCTGCCCCTGGAGAAATCGGCGTCTCGCCGGGCGACCCGTACGCCGCCAAGGCCGTCGTGGACGGCCAGGAGGCGATCGTGCGCCACCTCGCCACGCGTGGCTATCCCTTTCCCAGGGTCGAGGACCTCGACGTGCGCGCCATCGGGGCCGAGCGCATCGCGGACGTGACCTACGTCGTCTCGACCGGCCCGGTGGCCGACTTCGGCGAAACCACCATCAGCGGCCTCTCGCACGTCGACGAAGCATATGTTCGCAGCCGCCTGCCCTGGATCGCGGGCATGCCCTACGACGGTTCGCTGGTCGAGGAGACGCGCGCCGCCCTGGTCGCGGGGGGGCTTTTCAGCGTGGCCCTGTTCGAAAAGGGCGAGGTCGCGGAGGACGGCCGCGTGCCCATGCATCTGGAGTTGGTCGAACGCCGCCCGCGCACGATCAGGCTCGGCCTTCGCTACCGCACGGACAGCGGCCCCGGCGGCAAGGCCGAATGGGAGCACCGCACGCTCTTCGGCCGAGCCGAACGCCTGCTGGCCTCGGTGGAGGCGGACATGATCACCCAGCAGGCGGGTCTGGCCTTCCGCAAGCCGAACTTCCTGGTCGAGCCCATGAGCCTGCTCGTGGAGCAGCGCTTCGTGCGCGAACGCGACGACGCCTTTCACAGTCTGACGTCTGTGAGCAGCGCGGGCGTGGAGTACGCCTTCACTCCGCGTCTGGTGGCCGGAGTCGGCCTGTCCTATCGTCTTTCGCGGATCGATGCCGTGGAGCAGGACGAGACCTACGGCCTGTTCTCGGTGCCGCTTTCCTTGCGCTACGACGGCAGCGACGACCTCTTGAACCCCACCAGAGGCCAGCGCGTGACATTGAGCGGCGCGCGCTACTTCGTCAGCCGGGGCGATGTCTCGGACTTCTTTCAAAGCCAGATATCGGCCACCAAGTACCTGAGCATCCTGGGCGGCGACAGGCTGGTTCTGGCCTTGCGCGCCCAAGCGGGCGCGACCTCGGGCGCGGCGCTTTCGAACGTGCCCAAGGATCTGCGGTTGTATGCGGGCGGCGGCGCGTCCGTGCGCGGCTACGCCTACCGCATGGCGGGCGATCTCGACGACGCGGGCGACCCCGTGGGCGGCCGATCCGTCTTCGAGACCTCGGCCGAGGTGCGTTGGCGTTTCCACGAGGAATTTGGTCTGGTGGGCTTCGTGGACGCGGGCCGCGCCTTTGCCCGGGAATACCCCGATTTCGGGCGGAAGCTCTTCGTGGGGGCTGGATTCGGCATGCGTTACTACAGTTTCGTGGGCCCCATCGGCGTGGACATCGCCTTTCCCCTTGACAGGCGGCGCGGCCGTGACGACCGTTTCCAGGTATACGTCAGCCTGGGACAGTCCTTTTGA
- a CDS encoding NAD(P)H-dependent flavin oxidoreductase, with translation MSLQGFEIDGLYIPVPIVQGGMGVGISLSGLASAVANEGGVGVISAAMIGFREPDVSTNYREANIRALRKEIRLAREKTKGVLGVNIMASMTNFDDMVTCSLEEGVDIIISGGGMPRNLPAFASPEHKTKLVPVVSSGRAAELLARIWKTRYDRLPDAFVVEGPLAGGHLGFSMEALDDESVTLENLVDDVLAVAEKLREAHGKKIPVIAAGGIHSHEDIKRMLARGASAVQMGTRFVATHECDADIRFKEAYVAAGKEDITIIKSPLGLPGRALRGSFLEDVAAGKRKPHSCYCHCLASCTVEKAPYCIGLALANAQRGRLKAGFAFCGANAWRIDKIVSVHELMRELTTGE, from the coding sequence ATGAGTTTGCAAGGTTTTGAAATCGACGGCCTTTATATCCCGGTGCCCATCGTCCAGGGCGGCATGGGCGTGGGCATCTCGCTCTCGGGGCTGGCCTCGGCCGTGGCCAACGAGGGCGGTGTGGGCGTCATCTCCGCCGCCATGATCGGCTTCCGCGAGCCCGACGTCAGCACCAACTACCGCGAGGCCAACATCCGCGCCCTGCGCAAGGAAATCCGCCTTGCCCGTGAAAAGACCAAAGGCGTCTTGGGCGTGAACATCATGGCCTCCATGACCAATTTCGACGACATGGTGACCTGCTCCCTGGAAGAGGGCGTGGACATCATCATCTCCGGCGGCGGCATGCCGCGAAATCTGCCCGCCTTCGCCTCGCCCGAGCACAAGACCAAGCTCGTGCCGGTGGTCTCCTCAGGCCGTGCGGCCGAGCTTTTGGCCCGCATCTGGAAGACGCGCTACGACCGCCTGCCCGACGCATTCGTGGTCGAAGGCCCCCTGGCGGGCGGCCACCTGGGCTTCAGCATGGAGGCCTTGGACGACGAGTCCGTGACCCTGGAGAACCTCGTGGACGACGTGCTGGCCGTGGCCGAAAAGCTGCGCGAAGCGCACGGCAAGAAGATCCCCGTCATCGCCGCGGGCGGCATCCACAGCCACGAGGACATCAAGCGCATGCTCGCACGCGGCGCGTCGGCCGTGCAGATGGGCACGCGCTTCGTTGCCACCCACGAGTGCGACGCCGACATCCGCTTCAAGGAAGCCTACGTGGCGGCCGGGAAAGAGGACATCACGATCATCAAGAGCCCGCTCGGCCTGCCCGGCCGGGCGCTGCGCGGCAGCTTCCTCGAAGACGTGGCCGCGGGGAAGCGCAAGCCGCACTCCTGCTACTGCCACTGCCTGGCCTCGTGCACCGTCGAGAAGGCTCCCTACTGCATCGGCCTGGCACTGGCCAACGCCCAGCGCGGCCGCCTCAAGGCCGGATTCGCCTTTTGCGGGGCGAACGCCTGGCGCATCGACAAGATCGTCTCCGTGCACGAACTGATGCGCGAACTGACGACCGGCGAATAG
- a CDS encoding type II toxin-antitoxin system HicB family antitoxin produces MSRKFAVVMERDEDGFFVGSVPELACCHAQGATRQEMLDNLREVVALCLEVGGEMVACDASGVCLCDECGADL; encoded by the coding sequence ATGAGTAGGAAATTCGCCGTCGTCATGGAACGCGACGAGGACGGCTTCTTCGTGGGCAGCGTGCCCGAGCTTGCCTGCTGCCACGCTCAGGGCGCCACCAGACAAGAGATGCTGGACAACCTGCGCGAAGTCGTGGCCCTGTGCCTCGAAGTCGGCGGAGAAATGGTCGCGTGCGACGCGTCGGGCGTGTGTCTGTGCGACGAGTGCGGGGCCGACCTGTGA
- a CDS encoding type II toxin-antitoxin system HicA family toxin — protein sequence MTRLATTTAARLRKALERRGFLPVRRKGSHVFMRHPDGRGAVVPEHRPGADVGRGLLVRIARDVGLSPEELTA from the coding sequence GTGACCCGGCTCGCCACGACCACGGCCGCCCGGCTGCGAAAGGCGCTTGAGCGGCGCGGCTTTCTGCCCGTGCGGCGCAAGGGTTCGCACGTCTTCATGCGCCATCCCGACGGCCGGGGGGCGGTGGTGCCCGAGCACAGGCCCGGCGCGGACGTCGGGCGGGGACTGTTGGTCCGCATCGCGCGAGACGTGGGGCTGAGCCCGGAGGAATTGACGGCCTGA